AACATTGCGCCGCTGGGCAACCTCAAGGATCAGCAGGCTGACCTACCCGCGACAATGGTCCTGGTCATCGGCGAATCAACCAATCGTCAACGCATGAGCCTGTATGGCTATCCGCGCCAGACCACGCCGAACCTGGATCAGCTCAAGAATGAGCTGCAAGTCTTCAACAACGTCATTACGCCACGCCCGTACACCATTGAAGCGCTACAGCAGGTCCTGACCTTTGCTGACGAAGAAAATCCCGATCTGTACCTGAAGACGCCGTCGCTGGTCAGCGTCATGAAACAGGCCGGTTACAAGACGTTCTGGATCACCAATCAGCAAACCATGACCAAGCGCAACACCATGCTCACGACGTTCTCCGAGCAGGCCGATGAACAGGTGTACCTCAACAACAACCGCAATCAGAACGCTCGCCAATACGACGGTGACGTCATCGAGCCGTTCGGCAAGGCCTTGACCGACCCTGCGCCGCGCAAGCTCATCGTGGTGCATCTGCTGGGCACGCACATGAGCTATCAGTATCGCTACCCGCCGACTTTCGAGAAGTTTACCGACCGCAAGGGCGTGCCCGACGCGATCAGCGACAGCCAGCTGGAGCTGTATAACAGCTACGACAACGCCGTGCTGTACAACGATTTCGTGGTGTCGAGCCTGATCAAGGAATACGCCAAGACCGATCCAAACGGCTTTCTGATGTATCTCTCGGATCACGGCGAAGACGTCTACGATTCACCCGGCCATAACGTCCTGGGCCGTAACGAAGCCAAGCCAACGATGCCGATGTACACCGTTCCTTTTATGGTCTACGCCTCACCGAAGTGGCAACAAACCCACAACTGGGATTTCACCAGCATCAAGAACAGGCCTTACACCAGCTCACAGCTGATCCATACCTGGGCACAGCTGGCCGGCTTGACGTTTGATGAGCTGGACACGAGCAAGAGTCTGGTCAGTTTCGACTTCAAGGAACGTCCGCGCATGATTGGCGATCCCTACCACGATAAAGGCCTGACCGACTTCGCACTTCTGCAGGGCGATAAACCGGTACCGCCCACACCGGAAGTTGTCCAGAAGTAACCCGATCAGAACTGGCAAAAACAGAAGGCCTGTCAGCAATGACAGGCCTTTTGCGGTTATTGGCTGACGATCTTTCGCGGATGCAGGACGCTGGACGTAACCGAAGTAATCGACACCCAGATCATCGCCAGCGTGCCAATGAAGATGCTGGGCTTGCTACTGCCAAGGACCCCGAGAGCCTCAGGCGCGGAAAAATAGGTCAGATTACCCAGCACAACGGCTGCCACCACGCCCGAGCAGGACATGGCGATGATCACAGCATGGGAGAGTTCCGGGGTTTGGCGGTGATGAACAGACAACGCCAGATATATAGCTATAAACAACAGGCTGCTCACCACGGAGCAGCTGGTTTGATCCCAAATCATATCGGCCTTCCCTGGCGCTCATTTCAATCCGCAAATCGAGTTGCATAAAAACCGAACACGGCCCCCAGAACTGCACCGATCACTGCACTGCCCAGGCCGGGTATCAACATGTTAGCGACGGAGGCACCCCCTATCGTCGTCGCGATTACGGTGACATCCATTGCACGACTCATCAGGTCGCGCTCCACACGTTTGGCTTTGCTTCCTGCCATCTCCGTCTCCCTATCGATTCTGGCGCCGCCCTGACTGAGCGCGCTGGAAAAATAGTGCTCGCGTCCGACGCCGCTTGCAATGTGAGGACGAACAATTCAGAACAATCCTACGGGCGTCCTGGCCCTTACCGCGTCGTGCTTATAGCGTTTTCTGCCAGAACATCGCCTTGCCCATGGCAGGATCAAGTTCATAGCCGGCAAAGCCTTGTTTCAGGTATGCGCCCTGGGCGACTGTGTTGCCTTCGAGCACTTCCAGAGTCAGCTTGCAACAGCCGCGCTGGCGAGCGATCTCTTCTACCTTGCTCAGCATCTTCTGGCTGATTCCCAGGCCGCGCTGCCCGCCAATCACCACGACGTCGTGGATGTTCACGAGTGGGCGACACTGGAAGGTAGAGAAGCCCTCGAAACAATTGACCAGTCCGACCGGCTGACCTGCAACGAACGCCAGGACGCTGAAAGCCTGGGGACGCTTGGCCAGCTCTACAGCCAGTTGCTGTTGCGTATCGAGGGACAGGGATTCACCGCCGCCCATGACATCCTGCGCGTATTGATTCAGCAGAAAGCCGATGGCTTCAGCGTGAACCGGATTGGTGTAACTCGCTTGCAGTACCAACACCTCTGGGGATTCCATTTCCTTCCTCATCTGACTGCTTTAGATGGGCCTCTTCCGGAGGATTCAGCCCTGGGCCGCTGATTCTATCTCGCTGCGCGCCAAAATGTTTCCACCGGCTCGCACTTCTTTACACGGGTGCCCTGGCAGCTGGCGACTCGCGCACCAGGAAAAAGCATCCAGCCCCTGCGACGTTCCTTAAATGCTCACAAAGGCAATACAGCTTGCCGCAAGGCGCCTATAGTGGCTCTATTGTCGAACAATCCGACGACTGGTAGTCGTTGGATTTTTGCGCCAAAGGCCGCTCTAAAAAAGAGCATAAGGTTACTTCAGCGCTTCTCAGGCCCCTATCCAGCTCGGTCGAAAGTCCGTGCCAAGCCGCATTCCAGACATTTCCGACAAAAAAAGTCGAAACTTCTCGAATACCCATGGGTCAGCTTAAT
This genomic window from Pseudomonas sp. G.S.17 contains:
- a CDS encoding phosphoethanolamine transferase CptA; amino-acid sequence: MTMVKRSDTTPKGFDWAGLAWLFVFFWYFSGITQLLIQLTDTSGFSGFRQAFVMSGIWLAPMLMFPAKTRIMAAVIGVVLWACSMASLGYFFIYQQEFSQSVIFIMFESNVSEAGEYMTQYFAWWIVLGFIAHTAFAIFLWTRLRPVYMPRGRAWAVAVALLVAIIGYPLAKQLARHDDVASGIEAFETRIEPAVPWQMLVAYHRYTQQLDSMQGMLKSSSNIAPLGNLKDQQADLPATMVLVIGESTNRQRMSLYGYPRQTTPNLDQLKNELQVFNNVITPRPYTIEALQQVLTFADEENPDLYLKTPSLVSVMKQAGYKTFWITNQQTMTKRNTMLTTFSEQADEQVYLNNNRNQNARQYDGDVIEPFGKALTDPAPRKLIVVHLLGTHMSYQYRYPPTFEKFTDRKGVPDAISDSQLELYNSYDNAVLYNDFVVSSLIKEYAKTDPNGFLMYLSDHGEDVYDSPGHNVLGRNEAKPTMPMYTVPFMVYASPKWQQTHNWDFTSIKNRPYTSSQLIHTWAQLAGLTFDELDTSKSLVSFDFKERPRMIGDPYHDKGLTDFALLQGDKPVPPTPEVVQK
- a CDS encoding GNAT family N-acetyltransferase — translated: MESPEVLVLQASYTNPVHAEAIGFLLNQYAQDVMGGGESLSLDTQQQLAVELAKRPQAFSVLAFVAGQPVGLVNCFEGFSTFQCRPLVNIHDVVVIGGQRGLGISQKMLSKVEEIARQRGCCKLTLEVLEGNTVAQGAYLKQGFAGYELDPAMGKAMFWQKTL